The Pecten maximus chromosome 12, xPecMax1.1, whole genome shotgun sequence genome includes a region encoding these proteins:
- the LOC117338888 gene encoding uncharacterized protein LOC117338888 produces the protein MRNYRLFIYFLSWMFVSILLCVLNALNIHWETSDLATGIAVVVFVTILQGTVIEIPLQTIATLIIGGHRREVKTGNGSRLSAIINYNLLAHSKEDIEECFKCMYDSYMGNLSPTISAVLVSATSGRRLREHEFYMRDFYRVLIFDVLYTEGLSFSRGDYRLVHPTRLEHFWSWYNHIEKSYFVNDILRKLCDTRCDEFMLIQRNSRVLKKCGQYQDLMLLSKGERLAFTYCDPSYYGRFARTEGEPLFLPNKDVDNICGRKFDFTVVADGDTGIPFGIVFTLLDVAEANPDRGIIQPSVTMECQSPTEDTVFMYLENARHTLYEPMTNAINALLNRCSFYGKGLIRNSMYIDRVIGRRDELIELVPIDILSHDTYEATVMNPLYVSAVAFSEQPPLNYIAWNIRERRWNRGEILNAMYFWEWVIGVPMRGLQRIFRRKEYVKTKRRTTLHYDLVSSYVAHSPLRQMLMKPFLLVYILIHVNLNLRYQWAPVIAILFLIIVFPKFAVCTRYNFKFVIAETFLSVMQFTPEAIVGCVRIARAFQANISAHVHWVPSRQVESEFRESNPFLKSFIHLGLYSVVAIAIAITVYFIRPDGVLAYFLLCAVFLLPLFAGCTAVRYQTLTNLKCSCRCSRNMRYFGRTHGRVDPETDLWVTRLPDVYTRGSNASSYTTTTASSLH, from the coding sequence ATGAGGAATTAccgtttgtttatatattttctgtCCTGGATGTTTGTCTCAATACTTCTATGCGTTTTAAATGCTCTCAATATACACTGGGAAACTTCCGATTTAGCCACAGGAATTGCAGTGGTTGTTTTTGTAACCATCCTGCAGGGCACTGTCATAGAGATTCCCCTTCAAACAATCGCAACTTTGATCATTGGGGGACACAGACGAGAGGTTAAGACTGGGAACGGAAGCCGTCTCTCCGCCATTATCAATTACAATCTTTTAGCTCATTCAAAGGAAGATATAGAGGAATGTTTTAAGTGCATGTATGATTCTTACATGGGAAATTTATCTCCAACAATTTCGGCTGTGTTAGTTAGTGCTACTTCGGGAAGGAGGCTACGAGAACACGAATTCTATATGAGAGATTTCTACAGGGTGCtaatttttgatgttttgtacacCGAAGGACTGTCATTTTCGAGAGGGGATTACAGACTAGTACATCCAACGCGATTAGAACACTTTTGGTCATGGTATAATCATATAGAGAAGTCTTATTTTGTAAATGACATTCTACGAAAACTTTGTGATACGCGATGTGACGAGTTTATGTTGATTCAAAGAAACAGTCGCGTGTTAAAAAAGTGTGGTCAATACCAGGACCTTATGCTCCTGTCCAAGGGTGAACGTTTAGCCTTTACATACTGTGATCCGTCCTATTACGGAAGATTTGCCCGAACCGAAGGTGAACCTCTCTTCCTTCCAAACAAAGACGTTGATAACATATGTGGAAGGAAATTTGACTTCACTGTTGTAGCTGATGGTGACACGGGAATACCTTTCGGAATTGTATTTACACTGTTAGATGTTGCAGAAGCGAACCCCGATCGTGGAATAATCCAACCTTCAGTGACAATGGAATGTCAGTCCCCAACAGAGGACACTGTGTTTATGTACTTGGAGAACGCACGGCACACTCTTTACGAACCTATGACCAATGCTATTAATGCACTTTTAAACAGGTGTTCTTTTTACGGCAAAGGTCTTATCCGTAACTCCATGTACATAGACAGGGTGATCGGACGAAGGGATGAACTGATCGAGCTTGTCCCTATTGATATTCTTAGTCACGATACTTATGAAGCTACGGTCATGAATCCATTGTATGTCAGTGCAGTTGCATTCTCAGAGCAACCACCCCTAAACTACATAGCATGGAACATTCGGGAGCGGCGCTGGAATAGAGGGGAGATTCTAAATGCAATGTATTTCTGGGAGTGGGTTATTGGAGTTCCTATGAGAGGACTACAGCGAATATTTCGGCGGAAGGAGTACGTGAAAACCAAGAGAAGGACTACACTTCATTACGACCTTGTGTCTTCTTATGTTGCACATTCACCATTGCGTCAGATGTTGATGAAGCCGTTTCTCCTAGTCTATATTCTAATCCACGTGAATCTAAACCTCAGGTATCAGTGGGCTCCAGTCATTGCCATTCTGTTCCTTATCATTGTCTTTCCAAAGTTTGCAGTATGCACAAGATACAATTTCAAATTCGTTATCGCTGAAACTTTTCTATCCGTCATGCAGTTTACACCGGAAGCTATTGTAGGATGTGTGCGCATCGCCCGAGCTTTCCAAGCAAATATTTCTGCGCATGTGCATTGGGTTCCTTCGAGGCAAGTAGAAAGTGAATTCCGGGAATCCAACCCTTTTCTGAAGTCGTTTATTCATTTAGGATTGTATTCTGTGGTTGCCATAGCCATTGCTATAACTGTTTACTTCATCCGACCAGACGGGGTACTAGCATACTTCCTTTTATGTGCAGTGTTTCTACTTCCGCTATTTGCCGGATGTACAGCTGTTCGTTATCAAACGCTGACAAATCTGAAGTGCAGTTGTAGGTGTAGCAGAAACATGCGATATTTCGGAAGGACTCATGGGCGAGTTGACCCAGAAACTGACCTTTGGGTCACGAGACTGCCAGATGTATACACCCGCGGATCAAATGCTTCCTCTTATACCACCACCACGGCGTCTTCTCTCCACTAA
- the LOC117338889 gene encoding uncharacterized protein LOC117338889, which yields MDWSKTSLFNGVAIVVLLGILQGCVLESPAQTIVTLILGGHTRKLKKNADFEHLTLVLNYNLLATNREEIEECMQMMYTAYMGNLAPNVSAVLVSATGDEELKDYELFMRDVYRVMIFDELYTEGLAYAREDYLHVDKYRFLYMWRHFRHIDSVFFIRKYLYEVCDRYSKEFMLVHRVSRVLRKCGQYQDLMLLSAGMDRSITYCDPAFYGNCARELGKPLFHDSADVRRIYGRKFDYTLVLDGDTGVPTGTVYDLMRIAAAYPDKGIIQPAITLICNRCDTMFMHLESMRQSISEPIINALTDLFGQSSYYGKALIKNEIYIEKILYCDGKLIESVPIDVLSHDTFEASLLHPLYAGSVSLQEAPSYNYVTWDIRERRWNRGEILNAMYFWDNLFGKPMRLLQKVVRRKKFTATKLRTRSDTDFISSYMCHLALRQMFFTGITSLPAGYAAKYRGTVGVESDSTPSAKYDKGFVIPPPSSRLHTRERARPFVAWTVPLSYDLSIV from the exons ATGGACTGGTCAAAAACAAGTTTGTTTAATGGTGTTGCCATCGTCGTACTTCTAGGAATCCTTCAGGGATGTGTCCTAGAATCGCCTGCTCAAACCATTGTTACTTTGATTCTGGGTGGTCACACACGCAAACTGAAGAAAAATGCGGATTTTGAACACCTCACTCTTGTTCTAAATTACAATCTCCTCGCCACCAATCGCGAAGAGATCGAGGAATGTATGCAGATGATGTATACAGCTTATATGGGTAACCTCGCTCCAAATGTTTCTGCTGTTCTTGTCAGCGCGACTGGGGACGAGGAACTAAAAGACTACGAACTCTTTATGCGTGACGTTTACCGGGTCATGATCTTTGATGAACTTTACACGGAAGGATTAGCATATGCTCGTGAAGATTATCTCCATGTCgataaatatagatttttgtATATGTGGCGTCACTTCCGGCACATAGATTCTGTGTTCTTCATCCGGAAGTATCTATACGAGGTTTGTGATAGATATAGTAAAGAGTTTATGCTCGTTCATCGTGTAAGTCGGGTTTTACGGAAGTGTGGTCAATACCAAGATCTGATGCTTTTGTCGGCAGGCATGGATCGGTCTATTACGTATTGTGATCCTGCGTTTTACGGAAATTGTGCGAGGGAACTCGGAAAACCTCTATTTCACGATTCTGCGGACGTTAGACGTATCTATGGGCGGAAGTTTGACTATACTCTTGTGTTGGATGGGGACACGGGAGTTCCTACTGGAACTGTTTACGATTTGATGAGAATCGCCGCAGCATACCCTGATAAAGGCATTATCCAGCCCGCCATTACACTCATATGTAACCGGTGTGATACTATGTTCATGCATTTAGAATCCATGCGACAGTCGATTTCAGAGCCAATCATAAATGCATTGACAGATCTATTTGGCCAATCGTCATACTACGGAAAAGCCTTGATTAAAAACGAAATATACATTGAGAAAATTTTGTACTGCGACGGAAAGCTGATTGAAAGTGTTCCTATCGACGTTCTTAGCCACGATACCTTCGAGGCCTCCTTACTTCATCCGCTATACGCAGGTTCCGTTTCCCTACAGGAGGCTCCTTCTTACAACTATGTCACGTGGGATATTCGGGAACGCCGATGGAACCGTGGAGAGATTCTCAACGCAATGTACTTCTGGGATAACTTGTTTGGAAAACCAATGCGGCTGTTACAAAAAGTCGTCAGAAGAAAAAAGTTCACGGCTACAAAATTACGGACACGTTCTGATACAGACTTCATCAGCTCATACATGTGTCATCTTGCGCTGAGGCAAATGT TTTTTACAGGTATAACGTCACTGCCGGCCGGGTATGCTGCAAAGTATCGAGGCACGGTAGGTGTTGAATCTGATTCAACTCCTTCTGCCAAATATGACAAAGGCTTTGTTATCCCCCCTCCTTCAAGCAGATTACACACTCGCGAGAGGGCGCGACCGTTTGTCGCATGGACAGTGCCACTCTCGTACGATCTCAGCATTGTTTAG